From the Natronococcus sp. AD-5 genome, one window contains:
- a CDS encoding isochorismatase family protein has product MEQVAEPVADSNPLVLVGVTSSRCIRAAAVDSLQHGYRTLVPANAISDRAEGPY; this is encoded by the coding sequence ATGGAACAAGTAGCTGAGCCAGTAGCCGATTCAAATCCGCTCGTTCTTGTTGGAGTCACATCGAGTAGATGTATCCGTGCGGCGGCTGTCGATAGTCTCCAACACGGCTACCGTACTCTCGTCCCAGCTAACGCGATTAGCGATCGAGCCGAAGGCCCGTACTAA
- a CDS encoding winged helix-turn-helix domain-containing protein, producing MVRDRVTSQSSPSPEIVCSALDDPDCRKIIRNLEEPMTASELNDRCEIPESTLYRKLETLTDSTLLEESVESRQGSHNAKKYSVMFNEITFALDNNQTLSVQVEHRDQRPHERLTELWSGIQKK from the coding sequence ATGGTCCGGGATCGGGTCACCTCGCAATCATCACCGTCACCGGAAATAGTCTGTTCCGCACTTGATGACCCCGACTGCCGGAAGATTATCCGGAACCTCGAGGAACCGATGACGGCGTCGGAGCTCAATGATCGATGTGAGATCCCTGAATCGACGTTGTATCGAAAGCTCGAAACACTAACTGACTCGACGCTACTCGAAGAGTCGGTCGAGAGTCGGCAGGGTAGCCACAACGCAAAAAAATATTCGGTCATGTTCAATGAGATTACGTTTGCGCTCGACAACAACCAGACACTGTCGGTTCAGGTTGAACACCGCGATCAGAGACCACACGAACGGCTAACCGAGCTGTGGTCTGGGATTCAAAAGAAGTAA
- a CDS encoding pyridoxamine 5'-phosphate oxidase family protein: MTRSDTSAMTETEIADFLAREGTGVLSFALENESYSIPVSYGYDPDENVFYMQLEVSESSGKSRFIKATEKASFVVYNQIEGVWRSVVARGTLKPISVEQVDQEIVKGLQRADAPLAAIFEEDKNDLSFQIHRLAVHELNGRKANQ; encoded by the coding sequence ATGACTAGATCAGACACGTCTGCGATGACTGAAACGGAGATTGCCGATTTCTTGGCTAGGGAAGGTACGGGAGTCCTCTCTTTCGCCTTGGAGAACGAATCATACTCAATTCCGGTATCATACGGGTACGATCCCGATGAAAATGTATTCTATATGCAGTTGGAAGTTTCTGAAAGCAGTGGAAAATCACGATTCATCAAAGCAACTGAGAAAGCTTCGTTCGTGGTGTACAACCAAATCGAGGGTGTTTGGAGGAGTGTCGTTGCAAGAGGCACGTTAAAACCGATTTCTGTAGAACAGGTTGATCAGGAGATTGTGAAGGGGTTACAACGTGCTGATGCACCTTTGGCAGCGATATTTGAGGAAGATAAGAACGACCTCTCGTTCCAGATTCACAGGCTTGCCGTGCATGAGTTGAATGGAAGGAAGGCTAATCAATAA
- a CDS encoding PadR family transcriptional regulator, which translates to MYDLTGFQRDLLYAVVGLDEPHGLAIKEDLEDYYEKEVHHGRLYPNLDTLVDKGLLEKSQADRRTNVYSVTRRGKREIEARREWEQQYVRDLL; encoded by the coding sequence ATGTACGATCTCACAGGGTTCCAGCGTGATTTGCTCTACGCAGTGGTTGGCCTTGATGAACCGCACGGGCTTGCAATTAAAGAGGACCTCGAGGATTACTACGAAAAGGAAGTCCACCACGGACGACTTTATCCCAATCTCGATACGCTCGTTGATAAGGGACTTCTCGAGAAAAGCCAAGCTGACCGTCGAACAAACGTATATTCGGTGACTCGGCGGGGAAAACGTGAAATCGAAGCGCGTCGCGAGTGGGAACAACAGTACGTGAGGGACCTTCTGTAA
- a CDS encoding DoxX family protein, with protein MPSENIRDGQSSTPNNQLKDNMHTLLGHHVKSYEEHIYFVFRVLVGLLFMQHGAQKLFGLFGGVDGSGSTASLLSIYGVAGVIELIGGLLLVIGVLTRLVALIATGQMVVAQFIAHLPEGVIPIQNDGELGLLYIAAFLVLILYGSGRYSLERLFLDRDII; from the coding sequence ATGCCTTCTGAAAACATCCGCGACGGACAAAGCTCAACACCAAATAATCAATTGAAAGATAATATGCATACTCTACTTGGTCACCACGTGAAATCATATGAAGAACACATTTATTTTGTATTTCGCGTTCTGGTTGGGCTATTATTTATGCAACATGGTGCCCAGAAGCTATTCGGTCTCTTCGGTGGTGTAGATGGAAGTGGAAGCACTGCGTCATTGCTCAGCATATATGGTGTTGCTGGCGTTATTGAGCTAATTGGAGGCCTCCTTCTTGTCATCGGTGTGCTGACTCGCCTTGTCGCACTTATTGCAACTGGACAAATGGTTGTCGCTCAGTTCATTGCTCATCTCCCAGAAGGGGTCATCCCAATTCAGAATGACGGAGAACTCGGTTTACTCTATATCGCAGCATTCCTCGTCCTTATTCTATATGGGAGTGGACGTTATAGTCTTGAACGCCTATTTCTCGATCGTGATATTATTTAG
- a CDS encoding universal stress protein, which yields MYDNILIPTDGSPGIGSAVEQCMMQAKQNDATVHVLYIIDSRTHIMLPDATQKKVVELLREEGHRAVEHIHTIAKEHAIECVTALKQGVPHDTILTYAQDQEIDLIIMGTHGRSGEEKRVLGSVTEEVVRNASIPVMTVRLTKKGVQFLQLEDDESEDDDLPKEQQRYIG from the coding sequence ATGTATGACAATATTTTAATTCCAACTGATGGGAGCCCAGGGATTGGGAGTGCTGTCGAGCAATGCATGATGCAAGCAAAGCAAAACGATGCAACGGTCCACGTACTGTACATCATCGACAGCCGTACGCACATTATGCTGCCAGACGCTACACAGAAAAAGGTAGTCGAACTACTGAGGGAAGAAGGTCACCGAGCAGTCGAGCATATCCATACCATCGCTAAAGAACATGCTATCGAGTGTGTCACAGCACTCAAGCAAGGCGTACCTCATGACACAATTCTCACCTACGCTCAAGACCAGGAAATTGACCTCATCATAATGGGTACCCATGGTCGAAGCGGTGAGGAAAAACGAGTCTTGGGAAGCGTTACAGAGGAAGTGGTACGAAATGCTTCAATTCCTGTAATGACCGTGCGGCTGACCAAGAAGGGAGTTCAATTTCTACAACTCGAAGATGATGAGTCGGAAGATGATGATCTACCGAAAGAGCAACAACGATATATCGGATGA
- the lrp gene encoding HTH-type transcriptional regulator Lrp, producing MTYEHLDEELVNELLGNGRASLRSLAEELDVSVTTVSNHLSDLEENGVIQGYTPKVDYDALGYDVTAVIQLKTEGSALPEITETLQDHQQMISVYEVTGDYDVIAIGKFKDTDDMNEQIKSLITNPDINQSNTSIVLNAAAENEQFELNADESEI from the coding sequence ATGACCTACGAACACTTGGACGAAGAATTAGTGAACGAACTGCTTGGTAATGGGCGTGCGAGTCTGCGGAGTCTCGCCGAAGAACTTGATGTCTCTGTTACCACAGTTTCGAATCACCTCTCGGATCTCGAGGAGAACGGTGTTATTCAAGGGTATACGCCGAAAGTCGATTACGACGCTCTTGGATACGACGTCACCGCAGTAATACAGCTCAAGACCGAAGGCAGCGCACTTCCCGAGATTACTGAGACGCTCCAAGATCATCAGCAAATGATCTCTGTCTACGAGGTCACAGGAGACTACGACGTGATCGCGATCGGCAAGTTCAAAGACACAGATGATATGAACGAGCAGATCAAGTCGCTGATCACTAATCCAGACATCAATCAGTCGAACACTAGTATTGTTCTCAATGCTGCCGCTGAAAACGAGCAGTTCGAACTCAACGCCGACGAGAGCGAAATCTAA